One window of the Chanodichthys erythropterus isolate Z2021 chromosome 2, ASM2448905v1, whole genome shotgun sequence genome contains the following:
- the rprd2b gene encoding regulation of nuclear pre-mRNA domain-containing protein 2: MAAGPGAASSGHSGGRGSSAALESSLDRRFQGVSNTMESIQGLSSWCIENKKHHSLIVRCWMKWLKKSDANHRLNLFYLANDVIQNCKRKNAIIYRTAFADVLPDAALLVKDAKVCKSVDRIFSIWQERNVYPEELISELKANLQKKEREKEKEKEKEKVKEQPPPPAPVNPKSALKSKIVAEFVPHDFVDRLMSYKHSLDESDLREKQLAALRVDVCSTEALKRLKDKAGGNKFSKDFEEGSTKLQEFVTFLEGQMKAGPPLLEALGNADIFYEMQYKEVKIVANAYKAFANRVCSLKRKLDALKATLPSLDDSPIPSPSEDAPSPTGSESPFHGMSSRKNTGTGDGNGGKGLEQQKDNRDIEDMDMSEEEETTANAGIVVDERKEKSGLPSVSKMTNASATKSSQITASKPSQILATPTKTESGSSTNQTPPANTSPMTTTPVPAPVVSPSPLPVNLANVDLGKISSILSSLSNAMKTTGVSPVSRPSPGTPTTPSNHASSKAPPLTPGSIPSSNPLANILSKVDFSPESILNVLTKTQTHSPNLQGLSSLLSSARSGSLTTPDSGPSSSATISSSAITKAAATSNTTTPTTPKPLKPTGNSFKQESEQEKGKEWEKVKEREREKEREREKKEREAESESEAVAVPSLESKINSFLQGNPGFSALGLGLDDVGSNSPLLVGGDNLDGTPVRDESGSTPTQDEIMDSPHVLNDPQSAGLSGGHNLSPTAYHSDPWDAVITPRETLGENERKDRDYRTPPSSRLAAFSPSATKSVKTVTKTNDEEGLKRKGVGLNVPSTAMVHDQRIKSKMDVEGGKSTASRKTSGGSEDGMKDKERKVSADNGDHYHRIETLVSSSSNEGVAIETLDYGNRIQTVESIRLVGRGPRRGSSAGSRVGGAWYEEEEFMEAPPPHRPRSHSHENSEEMGLVPSLPPPLPAHPPPPLQYPPPPYANEDHTQPSHGIPQQHPPPPFFPSSIPRVPPPLPPIPQTPPPPRDLLSPTSSVMVGGVLVHIDRVLPYPPVNLRPDGTGLGGSGSSAPPRGGKPQLPSLLGEPPRPGTVKEQFALRHAPPLHRPGTPGVPPPLLGRIREGPSPTPPSPSTPTTPTSPAGEPRPHLSIPNRLPFNTSNKRPRRPSSPLPLLHLPNQHHALRSPQFPRGSLPLTPPSLNREPVLPGTKRSAANFGSGPFNPPKRPFLPPRY, encoded by the exons CGGATGCCAATCACAGGCTAAATCTCTTCTACCTTGCTAATGATGTCATTCAGAACTGCAAAAGGAAAAACGCTATTATTTACCGAACCGCCTTCGCTGACGTGCTGCCGGATGCCGCCCTGCTGGTCAA GGACGCTAAAGTGTGCAAGTCAGTGGACAGGATCTTCAGTATTTGGCAGGAGAGGAATGTTTATCCTGAGGAGCTGATCTCTGAGCTGAAAGCCAATCTGCAGAAGAAAGAGCGGGAGAAggaaaaggaaaaggaaaaggAGAAAGTGAAAGAGCAACCTCCTCCTCCTG CCCCAGTCAACCCCAAATCTGCTCTGAAGTCTAAAATTGTTGCAGAGTTTGTA CCGCATGATTTTGTAGACCGGCTGATGTCATACAAGCACTCTCTGGACGAGAGTGATTTGAGAGAGAAGCAGCTAGCTGCTCTCAGAGTGGACGTCTGTAGCACTGAGGCCCTCAAGAGGTTAAAAG ATAAAGCAGGAGGGAATAAGTTTTCAAAGGACTTTGAGGAGGGAAGTACAAAGTTGCAGGAATTTGTGacgttcctggagggccagatGAAGGCAGGACCCCCACTGCTGGAGGCACTGGGAAATGCAGACATTTTTTACGAGATGCAGTACAAAGAGGTCAAAATTGTTGCCAAT GCTTATAAAGCTTTCGCAAATCGCGTGTGTAGCCTGAAGCGTAAGCTGGATGCTCTGAAGGCCACACTGCCCAGTCTGGATGATTCTCCTATCCCATCCCCCTCCGAGGATGCCCCGTCCCCCACTGGCTCAGAGTCACCATTCCATGGCATGAGTTCCAGAAAGAACACAGGCACTGGAGATGGAAACGGGGGGAAAGGATTGGAGCAACAGAAGGACAACAGAGATATTGAGGACATGGATATGTCTGAGGAAGAGGAAACGACAGCAAACGCTGGAATCGTTG TTGATGAGAGGAAAGAAAAGTCAGGTCTTCCATCTGTGTCCAAGATGACTAATGCCTCCGCAACAAAAAGCTCCCAGATCACTGCTTCTAAACCATCCCAGATTTTAGCTACTCCCACAAAGACGGAGTCTGGGTCATCAACCAATCAAACACCTCCTGCAAACACCTCACCCATGACCACCACACCTGTACCAGCCCCTGTCGTTAGCCCCTCCCCCCTGCCGGTGAACTTGGCCAATGTGGATCTGGGCAAGATCAGCTCTATTCTGAGTTCTCTCTCTAATGCAATGAAAACCACTG GTGTCAGTCCTGTGTCTCGTCCTTCCCCTGGCACACCTACCACACCATCCaaccacgcctcctccaaagcTCCTCCTTTAACCCCTGGCAGCATTCCCTCATCCAATCCTCTGGCCAACATCCTGTCCAAAGTGGATTTCTCCCCTGAGAGCATCTTGAATGTTCTCACCAAAACACAGACTCACAGCCCTAACCTGCAGG GTTTGTCATCTCTCCTTTCATCAGCTCGTTCAGGCTCTCTCACAACTCCAGACTCTGGTCCATCTTCATCTGCTACTATATCCTCTTCAGCCATCACCAAAGCTGCAGCAACCTCCAACACAACCACCCCAACAACACCGAAGCCCCTAAAGCCCACAGGCAACAGTTTCAAGCAAGAGTCTGAGCAAGAGAAAGGGAAAGAGTGGGAGAAGGTGAAggagagggaaagagagaaagaaagggaacgagaaaagaaagagagagaggcagaaAGTGAGAGCGAGGCTGTGGCAGTGCCCAGCTTGGAGTCTAAGATCAACAGTTTCCTTCAAGGGAATCCTGGTTTCAGCGCTCTCGGACTTGGTCTGGATGACGTGGGCAGCAATAGCCCTCTCCTAGTTGGTGGGGACAATCTGGACGGCACCCCTGTCCGAGATGAAAGCGGTAGCACGCCCACTCAAGACGAAATCATGGACTCACCCCATGTCCTCAATGACCCCCAGAGTGCAGGTCTGTCTGGAGGGCATAACCTTTCACCTACAGCCTATCATAGTGACCCCTGGGATGCAGTGATCACTCCACGAGAGACTCTGGGAGAAAATGAGCGGAAAGATAGGGATTACCGCACCCCACCATCCTCAAGACTTGCTGCCTTTAGCCCAAGTGCGACTAAATCGGTCAAGACTGTGACCAAAACCAATGATGAAGAAGGGCTGAAGAGAAAAGGAGTGGGTTTGAATGTTCCATCAACGGCCATGGTGCATGATCAAAGAATCAAATCAAAGATGGACGTAGAGGGAGGGAAAAGTACAGCCTCCCGCAAGACAAGTGGAGGATCTGAAGATGGAATGAAAGACAAGGAGAGGAAAGTTTCGGCTGACAATGGAGACCACTACCATCGCATTGAGACTCTTGTTTCTTCATCCTCTAATGAGGGAGTGGCAATCGAAACCCTCGATTACGGCAACCGCATTCAGACGGTGGAAAGCATCCGCTTGGTTGGAAGAGGCCCAAGAAGAGGAAGCAGTGCTGGTTCTAGAGTGGGTGGGGCCTGGTATGAAGAGGAGGAGTTTATGGAAGCCCCACCTCCACATCGCCCTCGTAGTCACAGCCATGAGAATTCTGAAGAAATGGGATTGGTCCCTTCTCTTCCTCCACCTCTTCCTGCTCATCCTCCGCCCCCTTTGCAGTACCCACCTCCACCCTACGCAAACGAGGACCATACACAACCTTCTCATGGCATTCCTCAGCAACATCCTCCCCCtcctttttttccctcttcTATTCCTCGTGTCCCACCACCACTTCCACCCATACCTCAAACCCCACCCCCTCCTAGAGACCTCCTTTCCCCAACCTCCTCTGTTATGGTTGGTGGTGTCCTTGTACACATAGACCGAGTCCTACCCTACCCACCTGTTAACCTTCGTCCCGATGGAACGGGACTTGGAGGTAGCGGCAGTAGTGCCCCTCCAAGAGGCGGCAAACCCCAACTCCCTTCCTTGTTAGGTGAACCCCCACGGCCAGGCACGGTGAAAGAGCAGTTTGCCTTGCGCCACGCCCCACCTCTTCATCGCCCTGGCACCCCTGGAGTTCCCCCACCCCTCCTGGGCAGAATTCGAGAGGGCCCTAGTCCCACACCACCATCACCCTCTACCCCAACCACACCTACATCCCCAGCAGGTGAACCTCGTCCACACTTGTCCATCCCCAACCGCCTACCCTTCAACACCTCAAATAAGAGACCCCGCCGCCCTTCCTCCCCTCTGCCCCTCCTTCACTTACCAAACCAGCATCATGCACTCCGTTCTCCACAGTTTCCCAGAGGTTCCCTGCCCCTAACGCCCCCCTCCCTTAACCGTGAGCCCGTCCTGCCTGGGACAAAACGTTCCGCTGCCAATTTTGGCAGTGGGCCTTTCAACCCTCCCAAAAGACCATTCTTGCCCCCTCGATATTAG